The Rhinoraja longicauda isolate Sanriku21f chromosome 17, sRhiLon1.1, whole genome shotgun sequence genome includes a region encoding these proteins:
- the LOC144601795 gene encoding rab GDP dissociation inhibitor alpha has product MDEEYDVIVLGTGLKECILSGIMSVNGKKVLHMDQNSYYGGESASITPLEELFKRFKVTGGPPESMGRSRDWNVDLIPKFLMANGQLVKMLLYTEVTRYLDFKVVEGSFVYKMGKIHKVPSTETEALATDLMGMFEKRRFRKLLLFVVGFDENDPKTHQGIEPKKTTMREVYKKFDLGQDVIDFTGHALALYRTDDYMDQPCLDTINRIKLYSESLARYSKSPYLYPLYGLGELPQGFARLSAIYGGTYMLNKQVDEIVFEKGRVVGVKSEGEVARCKQLICDPSYAPKLVKKVGQVIRVICILSHPIKNTNDCNSCQIIIPQMQVNRKSDIYVCLMSYTHNVAAEGKYVAIVSTTVETNNPEKEVQPALDLLEPIDKSFVSISDLHQPTDDGKSSQIFISNSYDATTHFETTCDDIKSIYNRMTGTDFDFENMKRKQNDVFGEDV; this is encoded by the exons GAATGTATCTTGTCTGGAATCATGTCAGTAAATGGGAAAAAGGTGCTGCATATGGACCAAAATTCCTACTATGGAGGGGAAAGTGCTTCCATTACGCCCTTGGAGGAA CTGTTTAAAAGGTTCAAAGTGACTGGTGGTCCTCCAGAATCCATGGGAAGAAGCAGGGACTGGAATGTCGATTTGATACCCAAGTTCCTCATGGCAAATG GACAGCTTGttaagatgctgctttatactgaGGTCACCCGTTACTTAGACTTCAAGGTGGTAGAAGGAAGTTTTGTCTACAAAATGGGGAAAATCCACAAAGTCCCTTCCACAGAGACTGAAGCTTTAGCTACTG ATCTTATGGGCATGTTTGAAAAGCGTCGCTTCCGAAAACTTTTGTTATTTGTTGTTGGCTTTGATGAGAACGACCCTAAAACTCACCAAGGCATTGAGCCAAAGAAGACCACAATGCGAGAAGTGTACAAGAAATTTGACCTGGGACAAGATGTCATTGACTTCACAGGACATGCATTGGCTCTTTATAGAACAGATGA TTACATGGACCAACCATGCCTGGATACTATCAATCGGATTAAATTGTACAGTGAATCGCTGGCTCGGTACAGCAAGAGTCCTTACCTCTATCCACTCTATGGACTTGGAGAGCTGCCTCAAGGCTTTGCCAG ACTGAGCGCCATCTATGGGGGCACTTACATGCTCAACAAACAGGTGGATGAGATTGTTTTCGAGAAGGGACGTGTGGTTGGTGTTAAATCTGAAGGGGAG GTTGCTCGTTGCAAGCAGCTGATCTGTGATCCCAGCTACGCTCCCAAGCTCGTGAAGAAGGTTGGACAGGTCATTAGGGTCATCTGCATTCTCAGCCATCCGATCAAAAACACGAATGATTGTAATTCCTGTCAGATTATCATTCCACAGATGCAGGTCAACAGGAAGTCAG ATATCTATGTTTGCCTCATGTCATACACGCACAACGTGGCAGCTGAAGGGAAGTATGTCGCCATTGTTAGCACCACTGTGGAGACCAACAACCCTGAGAAAGAGGTGCAGCCAGCATTGGATCTTCTGGAACCTATCGACAAATC ATTTGTTTCAATCAGTGACTTGCATCAGCCGACAGATGATGGAAAATCAAGTCAG ATTTTTATCTCTAATTCCTACGATGCAACCACCCACTTCGAGACGACCTGCGATGACATCAAGAGCATCTATAACCGCATGACAGGCACTGACTTCGACTTTGAGAATATGAAACGCAAACAGAACGACGTGTTCGGCGAGGATGTGTAG